One Candidatus Effluviviaceae Genus V sp. genomic region harbors:
- the yajC gene encoding preprotein translocase subunit YajC gives MGTTGAQGGEGGGGGATGMFIMLIAIFAIFYFLMIRPESKRRKERQQMIEALKRNDRVVTIGGLYGEIQDVHDDKVVLRIAEGIKVEVAKSAISAVRE, from the coding sequence ATGGGTACGACCGGCGCACAGGGCGGCGAGGGCGGAGGAGGCGGTGCGACGGGCATGTTCATCATGCTCATCGCGATCTTCGCCATCTTCTACTTCCTGATGATCCGACCGGAGTCGAAGCGCCGCAAGGAGCGCCAGCAGATGATCGAGGCGCTCAAGCGCAACGACAGGGTCGTGACCATCGGGGGTCTCTACGGCGAGATCCAGGACGTGCACGATGACAAGGTCGTCCTCCGGATCGCCGAAGGCATCAAGGTCGAGGTGGCGAAGTCCGCCATCAGCGCTGTAAGGGAGTAG
- the def gene encoding peptide deformylase — MAVRDVVRHGHNVLTGNLPEIDEVTPEIRKVVDDMIDTMREGEPPGVGLAGPQIGEALRVIVAEPPPDHEDDVAVYRDAVVLLNPQIVMASGREVIEEGCLSCPGVTADVERPSHVVVKGLDVEGREVKLEVTGALARIFQHEIDHLNGKFFFDHLNPLKRQLVKARIRRT; from the coding sequence ATGGCGGTTCGTGACGTCGTCAGACACGGGCACAACGTGCTGACCGGCAACCTTCCCGAGATCGACGAGGTGACGCCCGAGATCCGTAAGGTCGTCGATGACATGATCGACACCATGCGGGAGGGCGAGCCGCCCGGGGTCGGGCTGGCCGGTCCGCAGATCGGTGAGGCGCTCCGCGTGATCGTCGCCGAGCCCCCGCCGGACCACGAGGACGATGTCGCCGTCTATCGTGACGCTGTCGTTCTTCTCAACCCGCAGATCGTCATGGCCTCCGGTCGCGAGGTCATCGAGGAAGGTTGCCTCAGCTGCCCCGGCGTCACCGCGGACGTCGAACGTCCCAGTCACGTCGTCGTGAAGGGACTCGACGTCGAGGGGCGCGAGGTCAAGCTCGAGGTGACCGGCGCCCTCGCCCGCATCTTCCAGCATGAGATCGATCATCTGAACGGCAAGTTCTTCTTCGATCATCTCAATCCGCTGAAGAGGCAGCTCGTCAAGGCGCGCATCCGTAGAACGTAG